The Vulpes vulpes isolate BD-2025 chromosome 8, VulVul3, whole genome shotgun sequence genome has a window encoding:
- the CCDC184 gene encoding coiled-coil domain-containing protein 184 translates to MEDGPLEIMTKDGGDMPAPLEVSAVPAVGDVISAEYNGGMKELMEHLKAQLQALFEDVRAMRGALDEQASHIQVLSDDVCANQRAIVSMCQIMTTAPRQGGLGVVGGKGSLPGAPREPETPSPAIGDSGLLGRDPEDEDDDEEEEKETPGSATPTSHCERPESPCAGLLGGDGPLVEPLDPPDITLLQLEGEASL, encoded by the coding sequence ATGGAGGACGGTCCGCTGGAGATCATGACCAAGGACGGCGGCGACATGCCGGCCCCCCTGGAGGTGTCCGCCGTGCCGGCCGTGGGGGACGTGATCTCCGCGGAGTACAACGGCGGCATGAAGGAACTGATGGAGCACCTGAAGGCCCAGCTGCAGGCCCTGTTCGAGGACGTGAGGGCCATGCGGGGGGCCCTGGACGAGCAGGCCTCGCACATCCAGGTGCTCTCGGACGACGTGTGCGCCAACCAGCGGGCCATCGTCTCCATGTGCCAGATCATGACCACGGCGCCCCGCCAGGGCGGTCTGGGCGTGGTCGGCGGCAAGGGGAGCCTCCCGGGTGCCCCGCGAGAGCCGGAGACCCCTTCGCCTGCGATCGGGGACAGCGGTTTGCTGGGTCGCGATCCCGAGGACGAGGACGAcgatgaagaggaggagaaggagacgCCCGGCTCCGCCACACCCACTAGTCACTGTGAGCGCCCCGAGAGCCCCTGTGCCGGTCTCCTTGGGGGGGACGGGCCACTTGTGGAGCCCCTCGACCCGCCCGACATTACCCTGCTGCAGCTGGAGGGCGAGGCCTCTCTGTGA